From the genome of Solidesulfovibrio carbinolicus, one region includes:
- a CDS encoding DNA primase family protein has translation MAGPSKKDPQEAARRASARAEAGKTKHAKPPAKPKDVVFPVEELWRAVSEEEEVGLANLGVKALKNRFAYDMQRGVFLELTPGGGFFAEDHAGQIKVALQKALRPQLEQQRDALTTEAYRQDTSKEDRGRAEFARKKYISALKRLSGKHSLDNLTDLMRTGRDSLARDNADFDRDPWALHCLNCRVDLRTGQDREGQHQDMSTKYAQAVWRGLHYEHSAWNAYIESLLPADMAEYLQQFVGYAITGIQRKAFAIFFSKFSDSGKTLLLETFKAVFGNYAGMLPAALLMEDKKGKGLGPTPELAALQGLRMAFLSESGKSDHFEVARLKWLTGGDTLVARGLFAKPVTFEPTHTLFLASNHLARIGIDEDAMWGRIHVFKFPYAFKDHPTKPHERPINPDLKDQLRQEEVKSAVLAWAVRGCIAWQGNGQKFNPPLSSREALENYRLNEDYLESFVRACCLIGKDHREQAKPLHEAYSQWHVEEFGSNSKPLGRRKFCEAMAGKFEKDDDGRHHFYLGLRLKSSF, from the coding sequence GGACCATCGAAGAAAGACCCCCAGGAGGCAGCGCGCCGGGCCTCGGCGCGGGCCGAAGCGGGGAAAACCAAGCACGCCAAACCACCAGCCAAGCCGAAGGACGTGGTCTTCCCCGTTGAAGAGCTATGGCGCGCCGTCTCCGAAGAAGAGGAAGTGGGGCTGGCCAATCTCGGCGTCAAAGCGCTTAAAAACCGCTTTGCCTACGACATGCAACGCGGCGTTTTCCTCGAACTGACCCCAGGCGGCGGTTTTTTCGCCGAGGACCACGCCGGGCAAATCAAGGTGGCGCTGCAAAAAGCCTTGCGCCCACAGCTTGAGCAGCAGCGGGACGCCCTGACGACGGAAGCATATCGGCAGGATACCAGCAAAGAAGATCGAGGCCGGGCCGAATTTGCAAGGAAGAAGTATATTTCCGCGCTCAAACGGCTTTCCGGCAAGCACAGCCTGGACAACCTGACGGATTTGATGCGCACGGGCCGGGACTCCCTGGCCCGGGATAACGCCGATTTCGACCGGGACCCGTGGGCGCTGCACTGTCTCAATTGCCGCGTGGATTTGCGGACCGGGCAGGATCGTGAAGGGCAGCATCAGGATATGAGCACCAAGTATGCCCAGGCTGTATGGAGGGGGCTGCACTACGAGCATTCTGCCTGGAACGCTTACATAGAAAGCCTACTTCCGGCCGACATGGCCGAGTATCTTCAACAATTCGTTGGCTATGCCATTACAGGCATACAGCGAAAGGCCTTTGCCATTTTCTTTTCCAAGTTCAGCGACTCAGGGAAGACGCTTCTTCTGGAGACGTTCAAAGCCGTCTTCGGCAACTATGCGGGGATGCTTCCGGCCGCGCTGTTGATGGAGGACAAAAAGGGCAAAGGCCTTGGCCCGACGCCCGAGCTGGCCGCGCTGCAAGGGCTGCGGATGGCCTTCCTGTCCGAGTCGGGCAAGTCGGATCACTTCGAGGTCGCCCGCCTAAAATGGCTGACCGGCGGGGACACCCTGGTTGCCCGGGGCCTTTTCGCCAAGCCTGTCACCTTCGAGCCCACGCACACGCTCTTTCTGGCGTCCAACCACTTGGCCCGGATCGGCATTGATGAAGACGCCATGTGGGGCCGCATCCACGTGTTCAAGTTCCCCTACGCTTTCAAGGACCACCCGACCAAGCCGCACGAAAGGCCGATTAATCCTGACCTCAAGGACCAGTTGCGCCAAGAGGAGGTCAAAAGCGCCGTTCTGGCCTGGGCCGTCCGGGGCTGTATCGCCTGGCAAGGGAACGGACAGAAATTCAATCCGCCCCTTTCATCACGGGAAGCCTTGGAAAACTACAGGCTTAACGAAGACTATCTTGAGAGTTTCGTCCGCGCCTGCTGCCTGATCGGAAAGGACCACCGGGAACAGGCCAAGCCCCTGCATGAAGCCTACTCGCAATGGCACGTGGAGGAATTCGGCTCAAATTCCAAGCCCCTGGGAAGACGGAAGTTTTGCGAAGCTATGGCCGGGAAATTTGAGAAGGATGACGATGGACGCCACCACTTCTACCTTGGGCTTCGGCTGAAAAGTTCTTTTTGA